The Echinicola rosea genome has a segment encoding these proteins:
- a CDS encoding pseudouridine synthase: MLRYFVIYKPFGILSQFSGDANTLKELGDFPKDVYPVGRLDKDSEGLLLITNDKSLNHYLLNPQFGHQRTYLAQVEGIPDEVALRTLEAGVSIKVDGKMYKTKPAKAKLKKNAPLLPERDPPIRYRKTVPDSWVELVLIEGKNRQVRKMTAAVNHPTLRLVRWSMEELDISGFEVGEIRELDQAGIYRLLAVSPAKLQTKAQPGGRHQKRPSLPKRKKGR, encoded by the coding sequence ATGCTCCGATATTTTGTGATTTATAAGCCTTTTGGTATTCTGAGCCAGTTTAGCGGAGATGCCAATACCCTCAAGGAACTTGGGGATTTTCCCAAGGATGTCTATCCTGTGGGGAGACTTGACAAAGACAGCGAAGGGCTGCTATTGATCACCAATGACAAGTCGCTTAACCATTACTTGCTCAATCCGCAATTTGGTCATCAGCGTACGTATTTGGCACAGGTGGAAGGGATTCCCGATGAAGTAGCCTTGCGGACTCTTGAAGCCGGGGTGTCCATAAAAGTGGACGGCAAAATGTACAAGACCAAGCCCGCCAAGGCCAAATTAAAAAAAAATGCGCCATTATTACCCGAAAGAGACCCGCCGATTCGTTATCGTAAGACAGTTCCCGATTCTTGGGTGGAGCTGGTGCTCATAGAAGGTAAAAATCGCCAAGTTCGCAAAATGACTGCGGCGGTAAACCATCCGACCCTCCGGTTGGTGCGGTGGTCGATGGAGGAATTGGATATTTCGGGCTTTGAAGTGGGCGAAATCAGGGAGCTGGATCAGGCAGGAATTTATCGGTTGCTGGCCGTAAGCCCAGCTAAGCTGCAGACAAAGGCACAGCCCGGTGGGAGACACCAAAAGCGACCATCACTGCCCAAAAGAAAAAAAGGGCGGTAA